Proteins from a genomic interval of Nitrospina gracilis Nb-211:
- a CDS encoding alpha/beta hydrolase has protein sequence MPNGLNITLISGWAIPEAWLKALTQPFCPAATVHGVYPQDPFDAEEAKRILQTSAPDVVIGYSLGSLWLLHHREHLPETAVKILMAPILAFKQEAGLGGKIPSGQLEFFLRTVERTQDLPTVLGDFMALGDIVLPPEAKVGIPERDTLLRGLQFLRDVSATPDAVARFHAVLGDRDPFTDATALQSLVPSLKVVNDCGHHPESLLQTIFQLPAASSEKRI, from the coding sequence ATGCCGAACGGTTTGAACATCACCCTCATCAGCGGCTGGGCCATCCCGGAAGCCTGGCTGAAGGCTCTGACGCAACCGTTCTGTCCGGCGGCGACGGTGCACGGCGTGTACCCGCAAGACCCGTTCGACGCGGAGGAGGCGAAACGGATTTTGCAGACCTCTGCCCCGGATGTCGTCATCGGGTATTCGCTGGGCAGTCTGTGGCTCCTGCATCACCGCGAACATCTGCCGGAGACGGCGGTCAAAATCCTGATGGCCCCCATCCTCGCATTCAAGCAGGAGGCGGGTCTGGGTGGGAAAATTCCGTCGGGCCAGCTGGAGTTTTTTCTGCGGACGGTCGAACGCACCCAGGATCTGCCGACGGTGCTGGGCGACTTCATGGCGCTGGGCGACATCGTTCTGCCGCCGGAAGCGAAGGTCGGCATCCCGGAGCGGGACACGCTGTTGCGAGGCCTTCAGTTTCTGCGCGACGTGTCGGCAACGCCCGATGCCGTGGCCAGGTTCCATGCCGTGCTGGGCGACCGCGATCCGTTCACCGACGCCACCGCCCTGCAATCACTGGTTCCGTCGTTGAAGGTGGTCAACGATTGCGGGCACCATCCAGAATCCTTGTTGCAGACCATTTTCCAACTTCCCGCCGCCTCATCCGAGAAACGCATTTAA
- a CDS encoding aminotransferase class I/II-fold pyridoxal phosphate-dependent enzyme, protein MDSPLERRLQKELEQRRKDNLLRTLKVAESCRLNLSSNDYLQLRTDPDVVAGARQALEEYGAGSGASPLLYGYLPCHEQLLDALLKWKRKPAGLVFNTGFMANQAVLKHLPGPQDLVLVDKLIHHSVIQAIVQGRADYKRYSHLDLNHLEELLEKNKGTYETVFVVTESVFSMDGDYPDLKALVELKQRFDFVLVLDEAHGTGVFGKTGGGLAEETGVLDHVDILVGTLGKALASMGAYVLTASQTVVDHLINHAGEFIYSTYLAPACAGAASAAIGRVRSMNTERQRLRKNAAWFRDELVKGGWTTNAFDSQIVPVIVGDPDRALALRDRLLGKGMLTGAVRPPTVPPNSSRLRLSFHSGITQEDMHELLEILNTCRTV, encoded by the coding sequence TTGGACTCGCCGCTGGAACGCCGCCTGCAAAAAGAACTGGAGCAACGCCGCAAAGACAACCTCCTGCGTACGCTGAAGGTGGCTGAATCCTGTCGCCTGAACCTGTCGAGCAACGACTACCTGCAACTGCGCACCGACCCGGACGTCGTTGCCGGAGCGCGCCAGGCGCTGGAAGAATATGGGGCCGGGAGCGGCGCATCTCCCCTGCTCTATGGCTACCTGCCCTGCCACGAGCAACTTCTCGACGCGTTACTCAAATGGAAGCGCAAACCGGCGGGGCTGGTGTTCAACACCGGCTTCATGGCCAACCAGGCGGTGCTCAAACACCTGCCGGGTCCGCAGGACCTCGTGCTCGTGGACAAACTCATCCACCACTCGGTCATCCAGGCCATCGTGCAGGGCCGGGCCGATTACAAACGCTACTCGCACCTCGATCTCAATCACCTGGAAGAATTGCTGGAGAAAAACAAGGGTACGTACGAAACGGTGTTCGTGGTCACCGAAAGCGTGTTCAGCATGGACGGCGATTACCCGGACCTCAAAGCCCTCGTGGAATTGAAACAGCGTTTTGATTTCGTGCTGGTGCTGGATGAAGCGCACGGCACTGGGGTGTTCGGTAAAACCGGCGGCGGGCTGGCTGAAGAGACGGGCGTGCTGGATCATGTGGACATCCTGGTCGGCACGCTGGGCAAGGCGCTGGCCAGCATGGGGGCGTACGTGCTGACCGCGTCGCAGACGGTGGTCGATCACCTCATCAACCATGCGGGCGAGTTCATTTACTCCACCTACCTTGCCCCGGCCTGCGCCGGAGCGGCGTCCGCGGCCATCGGCAGGGTTCGGTCAATGAACACGGAGCGGCAACGCCTGCGTAAAAACGCTGCATGGTTCCGCGACGAACTGGTCAAGGGCGGATGGACGACGAACGCGTTCGATTCGCAGATCGTGCCGGTGATCGTGGGCGATCCCGACCGCGCGCTGGCCCTGCGCGACCGCCTGTTGGGAAAAGGCATGTTGACGGGAGCGGTGCGCCCGCCGACGGTGCCGCCGAACTCGTCGCGCCTGCGTCTATCGTTTCACAGCGGCATCACGCAGGAAGATATGCATGAACTTCTGGAGATTTTGAACACATGCCGAACGGTTTGA
- a CDS encoding methyltransferase domain-containing protein, whose translation MNANHKTSRGRGEDEFESSLIQSFSKHVRTYDKNAQLQKTMAERLAALLPPTLPEPVLELGCGTGLFTRHLLTRGAEKLILNDIAPAMIEYLKEHLDLPEATRFVEGNAERLEFPPAGLIAANAVFQWFQHPQHTLETLHRSLPQGGQIVFSTFGPETLQEFRDSGGLEGPTHLLSLDKWKALLTRCGFQWQAAERESREIFFPGTRHLIRNLQQIGAAPLRMMKTGELRRLIETHDRNFSTPQGVYTHWELYYFSAVKK comes from the coding sequence ATGAACGCAAATCACAAAACCAGCCGCGGGCGCGGCGAAGACGAGTTCGAATCGAGCCTCATCCAGAGCTTTTCCAAACACGTCCGCACCTACGACAAAAACGCGCAGTTGCAGAAGACCATGGCCGAGCGGCTGGCGGCGCTGTTGCCCCCCACCCTGCCCGAGCCGGTGCTGGAACTGGGTTGTGGCACGGGACTGTTCACCCGGCACCTGCTGACGCGCGGCGCGGAGAAATTGATCCTGAACGACATCGCCCCGGCGATGATCGAGTACCTGAAGGAACACCTCGACCTGCCTGAGGCAACGCGTTTCGTGGAAGGCAATGCGGAGCGGCTGGAGTTTCCGCCAGCCGGGTTGATCGCCGCCAACGCGGTGTTTCAATGGTTTCAACATCCACAGCACACGCTGGAGACTCTGCATCGCAGTCTGCCCCAGGGTGGGCAGATCGTGTTCAGCACGTTCGGTCCGGAAACCCTGCAGGAGTTCCGCGACTCCGGCGGGCTGGAGGGTCCCACCCACCTCCTGTCGCTGGATAAATGGAAAGCCTTGCTCACCCGGTGCGGGTTTCAGTGGCAGGCGGCCGAGCGCGAAAGCCGCGAGATCTTCTTTCCCGGCACACGTCACCTCATCCGCAACCTGCAACAGATCGGCGCCGCGCCGCTTCGCATGATGAAGACGGGAGAACTGCGCCGCCTGATCGAGACCCACGACCGCAACTTCTCCACTCCGCAGGGCGTGTACACCCACTGGGAGTTGTATTACTTCTCGGCGGTGAAAAAATAA